A DNA window from Luteolibacter luteus contains the following coding sequences:
- a CDS encoding DUF4328 domain-containing protein → MENPYQAPSADSSPPPLPMPGVEGLKNPRLLGLFAVFFYALGTLGEVADHFQRSFPAEIGISALHQHDTYYVVAEGLGLFEWLMLGAFLAGILFFFLWKYRAARNAWILDPSVMKMTPAMSVGCYFIPILNFIWPCRAMAGIAKASYGSTAGVALWWSTQMIALVGGIVVVAMLGEHPPDAVPTMAEHLLLLWSIFTFVCAWKIVMRISKAQAARCAA, encoded by the coding sequence ATGGAAAATCCATACCAAGCACCCTCGGCCGATAGCAGCCCGCCTCCGCTTCCCATGCCGGGAGTGGAGGGGCTGAAGAATCCGCGCTTGCTGGGCCTGTTCGCCGTCTTCTTCTACGCCCTGGGCACTTTGGGTGAAGTCGCCGATCACTTCCAAAGGTCGTTCCCCGCGGAGATCGGGATTTCCGCGCTGCATCAGCACGACACCTACTACGTCGTGGCGGAGGGACTGGGGCTCTTTGAATGGCTGATGCTCGGTGCCTTTCTTGCCGGGATCTTGTTCTTCTTCCTGTGGAAATACCGCGCGGCCAGGAACGCGTGGATCCTGGACCCATCCGTGATGAAGATGACCCCGGCCATGTCGGTGGGCTGCTACTTCATCCCGATCCTGAATTTCATCTGGCCCTGCCGGGCCATGGCGGGAATCGCGAAGGCCTCCTACGGCAGCACTGCGGGAGTCGCCCTGTGGTGGAGCACCCAGATGATTGCCTTGGTTGGCGGCATCGTGGTTGTCGCCATGCTTGGCGAGCATCCGCCCGATGCCGTGCCGACCATGGCGGAACACCTCCTTCTCCTGTGGTCGATCTTCACCTTTGTCTGCGCATGGAAAATCGTGATGCGCATCTCGAAGGCGCAGGCGGCGCGGTGTGCTGCTTGA